A portion of the Sulfurospirillum diekertiae genome contains these proteins:
- a CDS encoding phosphoadenylyl-sulfate reductase, with translation MNQNYEVKVAEAINTLQELVGAKALKVTLAFSHQSEDAINISLAQKAGIDFDIFTLETHKLFDESLVYEKEIEAFFGLTIKRFSASDEQIKALEAKVGEFGIFDDINLRKECCHVRKLIPLAHALKGYDGWISGIRIAQSITRSDTKLVEFDGKFELLKFNPIAYFSDEEVARYMRENAIPQNALYAKGFKSIGCKPCTRAISEGEDIRAGRWWWENPEHKECGLHLHKKD, from the coding sequence ATGAACCAAAACTATGAGGTAAAAGTCGCTGAAGCGATTAACACCCTTCAAGAACTTGTTGGAGCCAAAGCTCTTAAAGTCACATTGGCATTTAGCCATCAAAGTGAAGACGCCATCAACATCTCACTTGCGCAAAAAGCGGGCATTGATTTTGATATTTTTACGCTTGAAACACACAAACTTTTTGATGAATCGTTAGTATATGAAAAAGAGATCGAAGCCTTTTTTGGGCTTACCATCAAACGCTTTAGCGCAAGTGACGAACAGATCAAAGCTTTAGAAGCAAAGGTCGGAGAATTCGGCATCTTTGATGATATCAACCTTCGCAAAGAGTGTTGCCATGTACGCAAGCTCATCCCTTTAGCCCACGCACTTAAAGGGTATGATGGCTGGATCAGCGGTATTCGCATCGCGCAGTCCATTACTAGAAGCGACACAAAACTGGTCGAGTTTGATGGAAAGTTTGAGCTTTTAAAATTCAACCCTATCGCCTATTTTAGCGATGAAGAGGTGGCGCGTTATATGCGTGAAAACGCTATACCTCAAAATGCCTTATACGCCAAAGGCTTTAAAAGCATCGGCTGTAAGCCCTGCACACGCGCCATTTCTGAGGGCGAAGATATCAGAGCAGGCAGATGGTGGTGGGAGAACCCTGAACATAAAGAGTGCGGATTGCATCTGCATAAAAAGGATTGA
- a CDS encoding sulfate adenylyltransferase subunit 1, with the protein MQRLNIVITGHVDHGKSTLIGRLLADTDSLPQGKLESVKKMCENNARPFEYAFLLDALADEQKQGITIDSARVFFQSKKREYIIIDAPGHIEFLKNMISGASRAEAALLLIDAKEGVAENSKRHGMLLSLLGIKQVAIVVNKMDLVNFSEIAFTKLKVEYSEYLATLGIKSDIFIPISAREGVNLIEHAKETPWYKGPTVLEILDSFKSVEEKENDDFRMPLQDVYKFTRDNDDRRIYAGTVTSGELNVGDEVVFYPSLKRSKVASIESFNTEVKTSVKESEAIGFTLETQIYVRNGDVVARADQSAPKVSNRFEANLFWLGAKPLELDKPYKIKIGSAQSTIYLEEIKRVIDGDTLDHADEPSVGRHEAACVIFRVHDLLAMELFSENQKLGRFVIVDEFDIAGGGIITEVLEQYTTRRTKSLHVSDVLVDKASTSAEFEEELFALLRKHFPHQFH; encoded by the coding sequence ATGCAAAGACTCAATATTGTCATCACAGGACACGTCGATCATGGTAAGAGTACGCTCATCGGGCGTCTTCTTGCCGACACCGACTCATTGCCACAAGGAAAACTTGAGAGTGTGAAAAAGATGTGTGAAAACAATGCACGTCCCTTTGAGTATGCCTTCTTGCTCGACGCACTAGCCGATGAGCAAAAGCAAGGCATTACGATAGACAGTGCGCGCGTCTTTTTTCAAAGTAAAAAACGAGAGTACATCATCATCGACGCTCCTGGTCACATCGAATTTTTGAAAAACATGATCAGTGGAGCGTCTCGCGCGGAGGCGGCTTTACTTCTCATCGACGCTAAAGAGGGCGTGGCGGAAAACTCCAAACGTCACGGAATGCTTCTTTCCCTTTTGGGCATCAAACAAGTGGCGATTGTGGTCAATAAAATGGACTTGGTAAACTTTAGTGAAATCGCCTTTACAAAACTGAAAGTGGAGTACAGCGAATACTTGGCGACACTTGGGATTAAAAGCGACATTTTCATCCCGATCAGTGCAAGAGAAGGTGTAAACCTCATCGAGCATGCCAAAGAGACCCCTTGGTACAAAGGACCAACGGTTTTAGAAATTTTAGATAGTTTCAAAAGCGTGGAAGAAAAAGAGAATGATGACTTTAGAATGCCATTACAAGATGTGTACAAGTTTACACGCGACAACGATGACCGTCGAATTTATGCGGGAACCGTCACCAGTGGCGAGCTCAATGTGGGTGATGAAGTGGTTTTTTATCCATCTTTGAAACGCTCCAAAGTCGCAAGCATCGAGAGTTTTAACACCGAAGTCAAAACGAGTGTTAAAGAAAGCGAAGCCATTGGCTTTACGCTTGAAACACAGATTTACGTGCGAAATGGCGATGTGGTAGCCCGTGCAGACCAGAGTGCGCCAAAAGTCAGTAACCGATTTGAAGCGAATCTCTTTTGGTTAGGCGCAAAACCGTTGGAACTGGATAAACCCTACAAGATCAAGATCGGTTCGGCGCAAAGTACCATCTATCTTGAAGAGATCAAACGCGTGATCGATGGCGATACGCTAGACCATGCCGATGAACCAAGTGTAGGTCGTCATGAAGCGGCGTGTGTCATCTTTAGAGTGCATGATCTTTTGGCAATGGAATTATTTTCCGAGAACCAAAAGTTAGGTCGTTTTGTCATCGTCGATGAATTTGACATCGCAGGTGGTGGTATCATCACTGAAGTGTTAGAGCAGTACACCACACGTCGTACAAAGTCTTTACATGTAAGCGATGTTTTGGTCGACAAAGCAAGCACCAGTGCAGAGTTTGAAGAGGAGCTTTTTGCCCTACTTCGTAAACATTTTCCACATCAGTTCCATTAA
- a CDS encoding ABC transporter permease, with protein MMEVLSDYGTVAYFGVETFSVGIFKSWFGYGNLSEAINLAIVMLGIVFVLLFAEARLRARFRFISSTHSASKAPKIVLEGYRNVLAFSLSLLICMATLLIPTGVLVYWFYLDWDSLDWGALSYLSRTLSLNIFSALCIITLAFMMVYALRFYPSRLGAISHKLSILGYSIPGAIVSIGILLFTNFIDQSVGKVVLGGSFFALIFAYLTRYFAASIGSVENGFSKIDKSIDDATMVFGTSLWERIMRVYLPLMRPYLLSGFLILYIDLAKELPATLLLRPFNYDTIAIRIYELASNEILYKSALPSLLLVGTTAIAVLLLNSKFVRGRR; from the coding sequence ATGATGGAAGTGCTCAGTGACTACGGTACGGTGGCATACTTTGGTGTCGAGACGTTTAGTGTGGGCATTTTTAAAAGTTGGTTTGGGTATGGCAATTTGAGTGAGGCGATCAACCTTGCGATTGTGATGTTGGGGATTGTTTTTGTCCTTTTATTTGCAGAAGCCAGACTTAGAGCTCGGTTTCGTTTTATCAGCTCAACGCACAGCGCTTCTAAGGCACCGAAAATTGTTTTAGAGGGTTATCGCAACGTTCTAGCCTTTAGCCTTTCGCTTCTGATTTGCATGGCAACACTTTTGATTCCAACAGGTGTGTTGGTATATTGGTTCTATCTTGATTGGGACAGCCTTGATTGGGGAGCTTTGAGCTATCTTTCTCGAACGCTCAGCCTCAATATTTTCTCGGCGCTTTGCATTATCACGCTAGCGTTTATGATGGTGTATGCCCTTCGGTTTTACCCAAGCAGACTGGGCGCCATCAGCCATAAACTCTCCATCCTTGGGTACTCCATTCCAGGAGCCATTGTGAGTATTGGCATTTTACTCTTTACCAATTTTATTGACCAAAGTGTGGGGAAAGTCGTTTTAGGGGGAAGCTTTTTTGCCCTTATTTTTGCGTACCTAACACGCTATTTTGCGGCCAGCATTGGCTCGGTTGAAAATGGATTTAGCAAGATCGATAAAAGTATCGATGATGCGACGATGGTTTTTGGTACGAGTCTTTGGGAGCGTATAATGCGTGTTTACCTGCCACTGATGCGACCTTACCTTTTGAGCGGTTTTTTGATTCTCTACATTGATCTTGCCAAAGAGCTTCCCGCAACCTTGCTGTTAAGACCGTTTAATTACGACACGATAGCCATTCGCATTTACGAGCTTGCGAGCAACGAGATTCTTTATAAAAGTGCGTTACCATCGCTTTTGTTGGTGGGCACAACCGCCATTGCGGTGTTACTTCTTAATTCAAAATTTGTACGAGGTCGACGATGA
- a CDS encoding M67 family metallopeptidase, producing the protein MIKIPQSVYDEIVAHALRDNPIEACGYLAGINGEVKYAIHMKNTDASNEHFSFDPQEQFDAFKKTQKEGLRLISVYHSHPETPARPSEEDIRLAFDPNVSYIIVSLAGEVPDMKSFIIKNKTVEKEEINII; encoded by the coding sequence ATGATAAAAATCCCACAAAGCGTGTACGATGAGATCGTCGCACACGCGCTTAGAGATAACCCGATTGAAGCATGTGGTTATCTTGCGGGGATCAATGGCGAAGTGAAATACGCCATCCATATGAAAAATACGGATGCAAGCAATGAACACTTCAGCTTTGATCCGCAAGAGCAGTTTGACGCGTTTAAAAAGACGCAAAAAGAAGGGTTGAGACTGATCTCTGTTTATCACTCTCACCCAGAAACACCCGCACGTCCAAGCGAAGAGGACATTCGTTTAGCGTTTGATCCCAATGTCAGCTACATTATCGTCTCACTTGCAGGCGAAGTACCTGATATGAAGTCATTTATTATTAAAAACAAAACGGTTGAAAAAGAAGAAATTAACATTATTTAG
- a CDS encoding DUF2061 domain-containing protein, producing MVEDKKRSIVKAISWRTLGTVDTMLISFIVTGSPLAAISIGGFELITKTLLYYFHERAWNKIDFGREKTHLEYQI from the coding sequence ATGGTAGAGGATAAAAAACGTAGTATCGTCAAAGCAATCTCATGGAGAACACTCGGAACGGTTGATACCATGTTGATCAGTTTTATCGTCACAGGAAGTCCACTTGCCGCCATCTCTATTGGCGGATTTGAGCTTATCACTAAAACGTTGCTCTATTACTTTCATGAGCGCGCATGGAACAAAATCGATTTTGGGCGAGAAAAAACACACTTAGAGTATCAGATATGA
- the cysD gene encoding sulfate adenylyltransferase subunit CysD, with product MDHLDRLEAQSIYILREAYRSFPNLAMLWSIGKDSTVLLWLTRKAFFGHVPYPLVHIDTAFKIPEMIKYRDEIAIQWDLNLVVGQNKEALAKGETFVNGLDRLSCCKKLKSDALKNTLDGTWARRKWNPYKKVWEDELNGAPYTGVIVGVRADEEGSRSKERVFSARDEKSEWDASTQPPELWNQYKTDFAPGTHVRIHPLLEWTELNIWEYIERENIPIINLYFDQGNGKRYRSLGCFPCTAPVDSVARNPKEIIEELTSGKFKDIAERSGRAQDKDGGGTLEALRKEGYM from the coding sequence ATGGATCATTTAGACAGACTCGAAGCCCAGAGTATCTACATTTTGAGAGAAGCTTACAGAAGCTTCCCAAATCTTGCCATGCTTTGGAGCATCGGCAAAGATAGCACGGTACTTTTGTGGCTCACACGAAAAGCATTTTTTGGGCATGTGCCCTATCCGCTCGTGCACATCGACACCGCGTTTAAAATACCTGAGATGATCAAATACCGCGATGAAATCGCGATTCAATGGGACTTAAACCTCGTTGTTGGGCAAAACAAAGAAGCGCTGGCAAAGGGTGAAACCTTTGTCAATGGACTTGATCGCCTCAGCTGCTGTAAAAAGCTTAAAAGCGACGCGCTCAAAAATACGCTTGATGGAACATGGGCACGCCGTAAATGGAATCCTTACAAAAAAGTATGGGAAGATGAGCTAAACGGAGCACCGTATACGGGCGTGATCGTTGGTGTTCGTGCCGATGAAGAAGGCAGTCGCTCCAAAGAGCGTGTTTTTTCAGCACGTGATGAAAAGAGCGAATGGGATGCGAGTACCCAACCACCAGAGCTTTGGAACCAGTATAAAACCGATTTTGCACCTGGAACGCATGTGCGCATCCACCCACTTTTGGAGTGGACGGAGCTGAACATTTGGGAGTACATTGAGAGGGAAAATATTCCTATTATCAACCTCTATTTTGACCAAGGTAATGGTAAACGCTACCGATCACTCGGATGTTTTCCGTGTACGGCACCTGTGGACTCTGTGGCTCGTAATCCAAAAGAGATCATCGAAGAGCTTACCAGTGGTAAGTTTAAAGATATCGCGGAACGCTCAGGCAGAGCGCAAGATAAAGACGGCGGCGGCACACTTGAAGCACTAAGAAAAGAAGGATATATGTAA
- a CDS encoding HesA/MoeB/ThiF family protein — translation MKEFSDEELERYSRHIILQDVGIEGQEKIANSKVLVIGAGGLGSPVALYLAAAGVGEIGIVDGDVVDLSNLQRQVIHATSDIGVPKVLSAKAKMEAINPNVKVTVYQKFLDASNILDIVKGYDFVIDGTDNFSAKFLINDACVLANVPYSHGGILRFGGQTMTIKPHESACYACVFDSPPPANAIPTCSSAGILGAVAGMLGTIQAAEALKYIVGVGEPLYNRLLTFDAKTMNFRNVNFKKNPKCRVCGGEGIKEIRDYEAVVCEAKL, via the coding sequence GTGAAAGAGTTTAGCGATGAGGAATTAGAGCGTTATTCGCGCCACATCATCCTCCAAGACGTCGGTATTGAAGGACAAGAGAAGATTGCCAATTCAAAAGTTTTAGTCATCGGTGCAGGCGGGCTTGGCTCTCCTGTAGCGCTTTACTTAGCGGCCGCAGGTGTGGGTGAAATCGGTATCGTGGATGGCGATGTAGTCGATCTTTCAAACCTTCAACGTCAAGTCATTCACGCCACATCAGACATTGGTGTGCCTAAAGTGCTCTCGGCGAAAGCGAAAATGGAAGCGATCAATCCGAATGTTAAAGTGACCGTCTATCAAAAATTCTTAGACGCTTCCAACATTTTAGACATCGTCAAAGGCTACGACTTTGTCATCGATGGAACCGACAATTTTTCGGCAAAATTTTTGATTAACGATGCGTGTGTTTTAGCAAATGTCCCTTATTCTCATGGTGGTATTTTACGTTTTGGTGGACAAACGATGACGATTAAACCGCACGAGAGCGCATGTTACGCCTGTGTGTTTGACAGCCCTCCTCCTGCAAATGCCATTCCGACATGTTCAAGTGCGGGCATCTTAGGAGCGGTTGCAGGAATGCTTGGAACCATCCAAGCCGCAGAAGCACTCAAGTACATCGTGGGTGTCGGTGAGCCCCTTTACAACAGGCTCTTAACCTTTGATGCGAAAACAATGAATTTTAGAAATGTGAATTTCAAGAAAAACCCAAAATGTCGCGTCTGTGGTGGAGAGGGAATCAAAGAGATACGAGATTATGAAGCGGTTGTCTGTGAGGCAAAGCTATGA
- the thiS gene encoding sulfur carrier protein ThiS, producing the protein MKLTINGDVKEIKDGVSLPELLIIENVEQPDMVSVQLNDEFVRQDEHKSITLKDGDEINFLYFMGGGA; encoded by the coding sequence ATGAAATTAACCATTAACGGCGACGTAAAAGAGATTAAGGATGGCGTTAGCTTACCTGAATTACTCATTATTGAAAATGTAGAGCAACCTGACATGGTCTCGGTACAGCTCAATGATGAATTTGTAAGACAAGACGAACACAAAAGTATTACCCTAAAAGATGGCGATGAGATCAACTTTTTATATTTTATGGGAGGTGGCGCGTGA
- a CDS encoding Fe(3+) ABC transporter substrate-binding protein, with protein sequence MSISSHLLKLFIGLSITSGFAMASEVNVYSHRHYDSDKLLFEAFEKQSGIKVNVITAKAEELVSKLKIEGSNSPADVLLTSDIGNLYEAKEAHLLQPIASKTLEENIPAHLRDHEHEWFALTKRARIFVYNPEKISEKELGSYLDLSNPKFKGKILTRSSSAAYNKSLLASIIANHGEAKALEFAKGLVANLAREPKGNDRDQIKAVASGEGDLAIVNTYYLGIMLNSKDPKDVEIAKSVKLFFPAQKAEGTHINISGAGVTKYAKNKENAIKLIEFLSSAEAQTIFAEANYEYPANPAVKASGTVATFGTFKEDTLPPSEVGKYTKKAVEIATKANWR encoded by the coding sequence ATGAGCATTTCATCTCATCTTTTAAAACTCTTTATAGGCCTTAGCATCACGTCTGGCTTTGCGATGGCCAGTGAAGTCAATGTCTACTCTCACAGGCATTATGACAGTGACAAACTTCTGTTTGAAGCGTTTGAAAAACAAAGTGGCATTAAAGTCAATGTCATCACCGCTAAAGCCGAAGAGCTTGTCTCCAAGCTCAAAATTGAGGGCTCTAACTCACCGGCTGACGTTTTACTGACTTCTGATATTGGCAATTTATACGAAGCCAAAGAGGCGCATCTTTTGCAGCCTATCGCTTCTAAAACACTGGAGGAAAATATTCCTGCGCATCTTAGAGATCATGAACATGAATGGTTCGCACTGACCAAGCGTGCGCGTATTTTTGTCTATAATCCAGAAAAAATCTCTGAAAAAGAACTGGGCAGTTATTTGGATTTGAGCAATCCTAAATTTAAAGGTAAAATTCTTACCCGTAGCTCTTCTGCAGCGTACAATAAATCGCTTTTAGCCTCCATTATCGCTAATCACGGTGAAGCCAAAGCGTTGGAATTTGCCAAAGGGTTAGTCGCAAATTTGGCAAGAGAGCCTAAAGGAAACGACCGCGATCAGATTAAAGCGGTTGCCAGCGGAGAGGGCGACTTAGCGATTGTGAATACTTACTATTTAGGTATTATGCTCAATAGCAAAGATCCTAAAGACGTTGAAATTGCGAAAAGTGTAAAGCTCTTTTTCCCAGCGCAAAAGGCAGAGGGAACACACATCAACATCAGTGGTGCGGGTGTAACGAAGTATGCTAAAAACAAAGAGAATGCGATCAAATTGATCGAGTTTTTAAGCAGCGCTGAGGCGCAAACCATTTTTGCGGAAGCGAACTATGAATATCCTGCCAATCCTGCGGTCAAGGCTTCTGGAACGGTTGCGACCTTTGGAACATTTAAAGAGGACACTTTACCTCCTTCCGAAGTGGGCAAATACACCAAAAAAGCCGTTGAGATTGCCACAAAAGCAAACTGGCGCTAA
- a CDS encoding ABC transporter ATP-binding protein, translating into MKPIVSIEHLHKRFCKGSVCVANEISFTINEGEIFSVLGRSGSGKTTLLRMISGLENPDSGTICIGNTVVYDAKTNLPPNQREIAIVFQNYALLPHLNIAQNIAFGSKASSEEVLHVMQKTKIETLSSKYPHEISGGQQQRVALARAILDKPKILLLDEPLSNIDTELRTILRSELKEMIKLFGITALFITHDKEDAFYLSDRIAIMDGGDLLQIGTPKEIYNRPNSLYCANFLGKINILPQRFSQGFQKRYCRLDAIVLGKGFSHQARIQAIVFYGNFYEITLAFEEETLMAYSFDDSSV; encoded by the coding sequence ATGAAACCTATCGTAAGTATTGAGCATTTGCACAAACGTTTTTGCAAAGGCAGTGTGTGTGTCGCCAATGAGATCAGTTTTACGATCAACGAGGGCGAGATATTTAGCGTTTTGGGCAGAAGTGGGAGTGGAAAAACCACCCTTTTGCGTATGATTAGCGGTCTTGAAAATCCTGATAGTGGTACGATTTGTATCGGTAATACGGTTGTTTACGATGCCAAAACAAACCTGCCTCCTAACCAGCGTGAAATCGCCATCGTTTTTCAAAATTATGCCCTTTTGCCGCACTTAAACATCGCTCAAAATATCGCGTTTGGAAGCAAAGCAAGCTCAGAAGAAGTTTTACATGTCATGCAAAAAACCAAGATCGAAACGCTCTCTTCCAAGTACCCGCACGAGATCAGCGGCGGTCAGCAACAGCGTGTTGCGTTAGCCCGTGCCATCTTGGATAAGCCCAAAATTTTACTGCTCGATGAACCACTGAGCAACATTGACACGGAGTTACGAACCATTTTACGAAGCGAACTTAAAGAGATGATCAAACTGTTTGGCATCACAGCGCTGTTCATCACGCACGACAAAGAAGATGCGTTTTACCTCTCCGATCGCATTGCCATTATGGACGGCGGTGATCTTTTGCAAATCGGCACGCCCAAAGAGATTTACAATCGCCCCAATTCTCTTTACTGCGCCAATTTCTTAGGCAAGATCAATATCTTACCCCAACGCTTTTCACAAGGTTTTCAAAAGCGCTATTGCAGACTTGATGCCATCGTTTTAGGTAAGGGTTTTTCCCACCAAGCACGCATTCAAGCGATTGTGTTTTACGGCAATTTCTATGAAATCACCTTGGCGTTTGAAGAAGAAACGCTGATGGCGTACAGTTTTGATGATAGCTCAGTGTAG